Proteins encoded together in one Bradyrhizobium sp. CB82 window:
- a CDS encoding NADH-quinone oxidoreductase subunit A, with the protein MSGILQNYLPLVVFIGVAGLIGLVLLIAPFIVAFQQPDPEKLSAYECGFNAFDDARMKFDVRFYLVAILFIIFDLEVAFLFPWAVAFGKLGATGFWSMVVFLAVLTVGFAYEWKKGALEWD; encoded by the coding sequence ATGAGCGGCATTCTGCAGAACTATCTTCCACTTGTCGTCTTTATAGGGGTGGCGGGCCTGATTGGCCTCGTGCTGCTGATCGCCCCCTTCATCGTGGCGTTCCAGCAACCGGATCCGGAAAAGCTGTCGGCGTATGAGTGTGGTTTCAACGCCTTCGACGACGCCCGGATGAAGTTCGACGTCCGCTTCTACCTGGTCGCCATCCTCTTCATCATCTTCGATCTCGAGGTGGCGTTCTTGTTCCCCTGGGCGGTAGCGTTCGGCAAGCTTGGTGCGACCGGCTTCTGGTCCATGGTGGTGTTCCTCGCCGTGCTGACGGTGGGGTTTGCCTATGAATGGAAAAAAGGGGCACTGGAATGGGATTGA